Genomic window (Caldisericum sp.):
ATTCCTTCTTCAATTTGTTCAAGTGTTGAGAGAGTGAAGTTCAATCTCATGTGGTTCTTATCTTCTCCATAAGGGTAAAATGCGCTTCCGATTACATAAGCGACTTTCTTTTCTTTGACAGCTTCAACAAAAAGTGCATCTGTGTCAATGTATGGAGGAGTCTGAACCCATACGAACATTCCGCCATGAGGTTTTGTCCAGGTAACTTCCTTAGGGAAATATTTTTCCATTGCGTTGAGCATGGTATCTTTCTTTTCTTTATAGACTTTCCGGACTTTATCAAGGTATTCGTTCATATAGCCATCTCTTATGAATTTGTCAGCAATATACTGAGTTGAGGAAGGGGAGCACAAATCTGCAGCCTGTTTTGCAAGCGCAAGTTTTGAAATAGCTACTGGATCCCCAATAATCCATCCCAATCTAAAGCCAGGCGCAAGAATTTTACTGAATGTCCTTAGCCCGATAACATTTCCTATTTGGTCTAATTCAAGGAGTGATGGTAATTTTTCACCTTCAAACCTGATTTCGCCGTATGGGTCATCTTCAATTATAGGGATTCCGTATTCATGGGAGATTCTTAAAAGTTCTTTTCTTCGTTCAAGACTCAATGTAACCCCTGCTGGATTTTGGAAGTTCGGGATTACATAGATGAGTTTAATGTTAACTCCTTTACTTCTTAAATCCTTGATTTTTTCCTCTAAGATATCTGTTTTTATCCCGTCGTCATCAAGAGGAACAGTTACAAAGTTAGCCTGAAATGCCTGCAGAGCTTGAAGTCCTCCCACATAAGAAGGAGCTTCAACAATTACAGTGTCCCCTGGGTCTACAAAGACTTTTGCAATTAGATCAAGTGCCTGTTGTGAGGCGGTTGTAACAAGAACATTTTCAAGCCCCACATTCTTAATGCCTTCTTCTTGCATCATTTTAACAATGGTTTCCCTGAGAGGTTTTACGCCTTCTGTTGGACCGTACTGGAGTGCTTTTCCTCCATGATTTACAAAAACTTCTTTTGCAATTTCACCCAAAATTTCTTTTGGGAAAAGGTTTGGATCTGGCATACCGCCTGCAAAGGAAATGATTTCTGGTGATTCAACAAGCTTTAGGAGTTCTCTAATGGCGGAAGCCTTCATTGTCTTACTTCTTTCTGAGAATTTTTCTTCCCACATTTATGGGTAGCCTCCTTTCTTATTCATGCCAATATATTATATACTTGCATAATAAAATTCCAAGTTTTTGTAATAAAAAGAGACACAAAACTACGGATGTTCGATGTCTGCCTCGTTTGAAAACCCACGAGACTCCCAGTATCCTTTGTAATTTGGATCGTTTGTTACTTCGATTCCTACAACCCATTTAGCCCATTTGTATCCATATTTTGCTTCTGCAACAACTCTGAAAGGAAATCCATATTCTTTTGGGAGAATAATGCCGTTTACTTTGTATGCCAATAGTATTTTTTCATCACGAATATAGTCTATTGGAAGTGAAGTTGTATATCCATCGGCACAGTGGAAAATAACAGTATTTGCATCTGCCTTTAAATTTGCATTTTTCAAGATGTCGTATATAAGAACACCTTCCCAAAGCAATTTTGAGCTCCAGCCTTCTACACAATTGAGTTTTACAACTTTTTCGAAGTGTTTATAGTTAGATAAAACTTCTTCGTATTTAAGTGTTAGTGGGGTTTCAACAAGTCCATAAACATTTAGTGTATAGTTTTTTCCATTAATATTTTGCGTTCCTTTAATTCCCAAAGCAGGCGTTTCCGATAGCGGTGTTAATTTTTCTCCCTTGTATTCACTTACTTCCACTGCTTCAAGAGTTTGTGGTTTTTCACTTCTTGAAAAACTGTAAATGAAAGCAAGTGATGTGATGCTTGCTAAAATAAAAACTACAATAACTATTTTATTTCTCACTCCGAAACTCCTTCCAATTCATTTTTGAAATTTTCTATGAGATTGTTTTTTGCAAGTTCGTAGGCAACTTTAATTGCGTTTTTGATTGCAGTCCTCTTTGATCTCCCATGCGCTTTAACTGCGACACCGTCTATTCCTAAAAGTGGTGACCCTCCAAAATTCTCATAATTCAACTTGTTAAAGGCGCTTTTAAGAGCAGGCTTAAGAAGGTATGCACCAATTTTATACAAAATAGACTTATTTATTTCATCCTTAAGGATATCTACGGTAAACTCGAGCGCTCCCTCATAAGACTTTTCAAGTATGTTTCCTGTGAATCCATCTGTGACTATTATATCGACCTTGTGATAAAGAATTTGATGTGGTTCGATATTACCTTTGAATTCCTTTAAATTTTCTTTTAGCAATTTGTGTGCTTCTTGAATAAGTTTTGTCCCTTTTTCCTCCTCTTCGCCGATATTTAGTAATCCAACAGTTAAGTTCTCTTTGTTAGTAAGCGTGTGTAGAAAAGTTTTACCAAGAATCGCAAGTATAAGATAATCACGGGGCATGATATCTACGCTTGCCCCAACATCAATAAGGACACCAAAGTCGTCATCTTTAAATGGTATTACAACGCCAATTCCGGGTCGATTTACATTCTTAAGCCTTCCAAGCGTAAATAGAGAAATTGCCATATAAGCACCAGTATTGCCTGCAGTTACGAAACCTTGAGCAACCTTATCTTTTACAAGTTCCACTGCTTTATGCATTGATGAACCCTTTTTTCGTAAGAGTGCTTCTCTTGGTTTATCATGCATCGTTATAACATCATCTGCATGGACAATTTCTATATTTTTTGATTTTGAAAATCCTTGAAGTGCCTTTTTTAGTTCTTCTTCTCTTCCTGTAAGTAGTATCTCAAGGTCTTCTATCTCGTTAACTGCCAATTTTACTCCCTCAACTATCTCTAAAGGTGCAAAATCGCCACCCATTCCGTCAACTGCAATCTTAACCATAATTACTCCTTTGTAATGAATGCAATACCGACAGATTCAAGACCAAGGTGTGTTCCTAAAACTGGTCCAATTCTGTACATTTTTGTTGGAAACCCGAATTCCTTTTCAACTCTTTGTCTAAATTCTTCTCCCTCTTCATAGTTTGCACTATAAACTGTGTCTATTCTTTCAAGCCCTCCACGCTTTTGAGAAATTTCTTTAACAATCTTTATAAGTTCTTCTTTCGAGCCATTTCTTGTTCTACCGAACTTATAAAGATCTATTCGACCTTCATTTAAATAGAGAAGAAAGTAAAGTCTTAGTGCGGTTGTTATTTTACCTTGAAGGTGAGAAATTCTTCCACCCTTAATTAATAGGTCTATGTTCATTGGAAGGAAAAATCCGTGGACTCTTGGATGCATTTTCTCGATTTCATCTTCGATTTCTTCTCTTGTAGCGCCTTTCTGAATAAGTTCATGCGCTTTCATTACTTTATAAAGTTGGTCAACAGAAGATGATTTTGAGTCAATTACAGTTATTTTGTCTGTTTGAAGGATTTCTTTTGCTGCGTTTGCCGCATTTACAGTTCCCGATAGAATTGATGAAATATGGATAGAGACAATTTCGTCTCCTCTTTTAATAATTGGTTTGTACGCTTCAACAAAGTCATTCGTTGATGGTTGTGAACGAGAAAATTCTTCACCTTCTCTTAACCTCTTGTAGAATTCCTCATCTGAGATATCTACTCTCTCTTTATAGATACCTTTATTGGAAGTAACATAAAGCGGAACGATTGTTAAATCCATTGCCTTAATTTCATCCTCAGTTGGATATGCAGTTGAATCTGTTACAATTTTAATCACTTCATCCTCCTCAAAGTTTTTTATTTGTTACACTTAATTATAATATTATATTTAAGATAAAACAAAATCGAAAAATGAAGAGATTTGTTGATTTTTCAATTATTATGGATGAAAGTTTAATTTCTAAAATTTTACTCATAGGTTAAAAAGTTTTATAATAATATATAGGGGTGCTTATATGGAATTTAAAAAGTTGAGCCCTTACAAGTTTTTGGTCGAAAAGCATGGTGATATGAGGGTAGATGCGCTTCTAATATCCTCTGATAAATTAATAGAATTTGTTTCAAAAGATAAGGCACTTGAGCAACTGTTATGGGTTGCAACACTTCCAGGTATCGTTAAGTATTCCATCGGTATGCCCGATATACACCAGGGATATGCTTTTCCAATAGGAGGTGTTGGTGCCTTTTTGTATGATGGTGGAGTTGTTTCTCCTGGTGGTGTCGGCTTTGATATAAATTGTGGAGTAAGGGTTATTAAAACAAACCTGAAATATGAAGATATAAAGGATTCCCTTGAGGAACTTGGTAAAACCCTATTCAAAACTATTCCTGCAGGGCTTGGGTCAACTTCAGAATATACATTCAGTATCGATGAATCTAAAAGAGCAATGAAATTGGGGATAGAGTGGGCTGTAGAAAAAGGATTTGCAAAAAAAGATGACCTTGAAAATGTCGAAGACTACGGAAGGTTAGAAGGCGACCCTGATTGTGTAAGTAAACACGCAATCGAAAGAGGGAGAGAGGAATTCGGAACCCTTGGTGCAGGCAACCACTTTCTCGAAGTTGACAGGGTTATTGAGATCTACGACAAAGAATTAGCCAAAGCTTGGGGATTGTTCGAGGGACAGATTGTAATCTGGATTCATACAGGGTCTCGTGGACTTGGTCACCAGATTGCAACTGACTATCTTGATTTGATGCGTCCAAAAATGGATAAATTTGGCTTTAAACTTGTTGATAGAGACTCTGTTTATTTTCCAATTAAAGAAGACCTCTCTCAGAGGTATTTACTTGCTATGGGTGCTGCTGCAAATTTTGCCTGGGTTAACAGACAGGTTTTAACATATTTAACAAGGAAGGCTTTTTCTAAGGTATTTGGAATGGATTATGAAAGACTTGGGATGGAAATCCTTTACGATGTAGCACATAATATTGCAAAACTTGAGGAATACGAAGTAAATGGCAAAGTTCAAACTCTCCTTGTCCATAGAAAAGGAGCAACTCGGTCATTTCCTAAGGGTCACCCAAAATTAAAAGGGAAATTTAAAGAAACAGGTCAGCCAGTTCTATTGCCTGGCGATATGAAAAGAGGTTCCTATATACTTGTTGGAAGCGAAAAATCTATAAAGGAGACTTTTGGAAGCGTTGCACATGGTGCAGGTAGATTGCTAAGCAGACATCAGGCTGTTAAACAGATAACTTTCGAAGATGTAAAAGGCGAACTTGAAAAGGAAAGTATTTTACTCTACGCAACTGATAAGGTGGTTGCAAGGGAAGAAGCACCCGAGGCTTACAAGAATATTGATCTTGTCGTAGAACCCATTGTTGGTGAGGGACTTGCTAACTTAGTTGCTCGCTCTAAACCCCTTATCGTGGTGAAAGGATGAAGTTAGGAGCACATGTTTCAATAAAAGGAGGTGTTGACAAGGCACCAATCTACGGAAAAGAAGCAACCTGCGATGTTATACAAATATTCTCCAAAAATCAGATGCAATGGGCAATGCCACCTTTGAGCAAAAGCACTATTGAAGATTTTAAGAGAAATTCCGAGAATTATAAAGTTAAGGGTGTTTCAATACACGCTTCTTACCTTTTAAATCTTTCAAGCCCCGACGAAAGCATCAGAAAAAAATCTATTAAAGACCTTTCATCCGAACTGGAAAGAGCAGATGCACTTGGAATTGATTATGTAGTTTTTCATCCTGGCGCTCATATGGGCGAGGGAGAAGTTAAGGGGATAAAGACAATTGCAAATTCCATAAAGGAAGTTTTTGAGATTACGCAGTCCAAAAAGAGCATGCTTCTTATAGAAACAACCGCAGGAGAAGGAACGCATCTTTGCTATAAATTTGAACAAATAAGGGATATTTTTGAACTTACGCGCACTTCAAGATTGGGTGTATGCTTTGATACATGTCATGTTTTCCAGGCTGGGTATGATATAAGAACTCCCGAAAGTTTCTTAAAAGTATTAGAAGATTTCGATAGAGTTATCGGTTTAAAGTATCTTAAACTTTTTCATTTAAATGACTCTAAAAGAGAAATTGGAATGCATGTTGATAGACATGAAGAAATAGGGCTTGGTAAAATTGGGCTTGACGCTTTTAGATTTTTGGTTAATAACGCATTGTTTAAAGATGTAGGTGGTATACTTGAGATTCCAGGTGATATTGAAGGGTATAAAAGGAATTTGATAACACTCAGGAGGCTCATTTATGGGAATAATTTATGAAAGAGTTCTATCTTTACTTAAAGAACTTGATGGAAAAGCAAAACTTTTGCTTGCAAGCAAGGAAAGGACTGTAGATGAAATAAGAGAAGCAATTTCAGCAGGTGCAAATATCTTTGGCGAGAATTACCTGCAAGAAGCGGAGCCTAAAATTAATGAAATAGGTCATGTTGTTGAGTGGCATTTTATAGGCTCGATACAGAGAAGGAAAGTTAAAAAGATAGTTGAATTGTTTGATGTGGTCGAAAGTGTTCCTTCGGTCGAGATAGCAAGATTGATTGATGATGAGTGCAAGAAAATAGGAAAGGTTATGCCTGTATTAATTGAAGTAAACTCAGGCAAGGAACCACAAAAAAGCGGTGTTATGCCAGAGGATGTTGAAGATGTTGCAAAAGAAATCAATAAACTAAATAATATCTTGCTTTCAGGATTGATGACAATGGGACCAAATTTACCCGATCCTGAAGACCTTAGGCCTTATTTTAGGCTCACTTTTGAACTTTTTGAAAAGTTAGGCAAGTTAGGGATATTTAAAGTGGAGAACCCCATTCTTTCAATGGGTATGTCTTCGTCATACAAAGTTGCAATTGAAGAAGGTGCAAACCTTGTAAGAATCGGAACGCTTGTTTTTGGAGAACGCAAGAAAAAAGGTGCTTAAGTTTTAAATTCTAAGTTGTTTGCTGTTTTTGTTGCAAGTTGACCGCACGCAGCCGATACATCCGTTCCCTTCGAAAGTCTAAGAGTTGCGCGCAATCCATTTTCAAGAAGATGTTTTTGAAATTCCAATTCTCTTCTTGATGCTTTGAAGTTAGCAAAAGGAATCTCATTATAGTGGATAAGGTTTACTTTTACAAATTTTAAGGTTTTTGCAAATCTTAGTAAGGCATCTGCATCTTGTAAACTATCATTAAATCCGTCTATGAGAAGGTATTCAAGTGTCACTGTATTGCCTGTTTTTTCGTTATAATAAGTGAGTGCTTCTTTCAGTTTGCTTAAAGGATAGTTCTTCAAGCCAGGCATTAAAATGTCTCTTTTTCTTTGGCTTGCTGCATGTAGTGAAATTGCGAGTTTGACAGTTGGTATTTCATCTGCAATCTTATATATCATGGGGACAATACCAGCAGTAGAAATAGTAATTCTTCTTTTGCCAAGGCCTCTTCCATTTTCATCTGTTATAATTTCAATTGCTTTTTTGACGTTTTCGTAATTTAAAAGTGGTTCACCCATTCCCATAAAAACAATATTTGAAATAGGTTCAACATTCTCAAGCTGAAGTAGTTGCTCAACGATTTCACCCGTTTCGAGGTTTCTTATAAGTCCCATTCTTCCTGTTGCACAGAATTGGCAACCAAGAGAACAACCCACCTGAGTTGAAAGGCATGCGGTATTCCAGGAATTTCCAACTTTATTAGTGTTTCTTATGATTACGCTTTCTATAAGTCTTTTGTCGCTTAACTCAAAAACAAATTTTACAGCGTTATCTTTAGATTCTTTCCTCGAAACTTCTTTGAAAATTAGGATATAAAATATTTTATCAAGGGTTTCTCTGAGTGGTTTACTTAATGTTGTAATATCACTAAAGTTTTCTTTCCTCTCTTTGTAAATTGCACGAAAGACTTCTCTTGCTCTGTATTTTGGTTCATCCAGAGACACAAAAAAGCCTTCAAGTTCTTTTAAATTTAAATTCTTAATGTCTTTTTTCATAATTTCATTTTAGTACTTTTGGGAAATTTTGCAATTGATATTTGGAATTTTTGGTAATATTAAGAAAATTTCGTGTTTTTGTTACTTTATTAACTATTTGTTTGTAAAATAAATTGTTATAAAGTGCCTATGCTCCCTTGACAAATGGAAACGTTTTTGTTAAAATTGAATATCTTTTTTTAAAATTTCAGGATAAAGGGAGGTAATGAGATGAAAAAA
Coding sequences:
- a CDS encoding PLP-dependent aminotransferase family protein, whose protein sequence is MWEEKFSERSKTMKASAIRELLKLVESPEIISFAGGMPDPNLFPKEILGEIAKEVFVNHGGKALQYGPTEGVKPLRETIVKMMQEEGIKNVGLENVLVTTASQQALDLIAKVFVDPGDTVIVEAPSYVGGLQALQAFQANFVTVPLDDDGIKTDILEEKIKDLRSKGVNIKLIYVIPNFQNPAGVTLSLERRKELLRISHEYGIPIIEDDPYGEIRFEGEKLPSLLELDQIGNVIGLRTFSKILAPGFRLGWIIGDPVAISKLALAKQAADLCSPSSTQYIADKFIRDGYMNEYLDKVRKVYKEKKDTMLNAMEKYFPKEVTWTKPHGGMFVWVQTPPYIDTDALFVEAVKEKKVAYVIGSAFYPYGEDKNHMRLNFTLSTLEQIEEGIKRLGELLKSKIK
- the rlmN gene encoding 23S rRNA (adenine(2503)-C(2))-methyltransferase RlmN, with the protein product MKKDIKNLNLKELEGFFVSLDEPKYRAREVFRAIYKERKENFSDITTLSKPLRETLDKIFYILIFKEVSRKESKDNAVKFVFELSDKRLIESVIIRNTNKVGNSWNTACLSTQVGCSLGCQFCATGRMGLIRNLETGEIVEQLLQLENVEPISNIVFMGMGEPLLNYENVKKAIEIITDENGRGLGKRRITISTAGIVPMIYKIADEIPTVKLAISLHAASQRKRDILMPGLKNYPLSKLKEALTYYNEKTGNTVTLEYLLIDGFNDSLQDADALLRFAKTLKFVKVNLIHYNEIPFANFKASRRELEFQKHLLENGLRATLRLSKGTDVSAACGQLATKTANNLEFKT
- the plsX gene encoding phosphate acyltransferase PlsX, whose protein sequence is MVKIAVDGMGGDFAPLEIVEGVKLAVNEIEDLEILLTGREEELKKALQGFSKSKNIEIVHADDVITMHDKPREALLRKKGSSMHKAVELVKDKVAQGFVTAGNTGAYMAISLFTLGRLKNVNRPGIGVVIPFKDDDFGVLIDVGASVDIMPRDYLILAILGKTFLHTLTNKENLTVGLLNIGEEEEKGTKLIQEAHKLLKENLKEFKGNIEPHQILYHKVDIIVTDGFTGNILEKSYEGALEFTVDILKDEINKSILYKIGAYLLKPALKSAFNKLNYENFGGSPLLGIDGVAVKAHGRSKRTAIKNAIKVAYELAKNNLIENFKNELEGVSE
- a CDS encoding deoxyribonuclease IV, which produces MKLGAHVSIKGGVDKAPIYGKEATCDVIQIFSKNQMQWAMPPLSKSTIEDFKRNSENYKVKGVSIHASYLLNLSSPDESIRKKSIKDLSSELERADALGIDYVVFHPGAHMGEGEVKGIKTIANSIKEVFEITQSKKSMLLIETTAGEGTHLCYKFEQIRDIFELTRTSRLGVCFDTCHVFQAGYDIRTPESFLKVLEDFDRVIGLKYLKLFHLNDSKREIGMHVDRHEEIGLGKIGLDAFRFLVNNALFKDVGGILEIPGDIEGYKRNLITLRRLIYGNNL
- a CDS encoding YggS family pyridoxal phosphate-dependent enzyme, which gives rise to MGIIYERVLSLLKELDGKAKLLLASKERTVDEIREAISAGANIFGENYLQEAEPKINEIGHVVEWHFIGSIQRRKVKKIVELFDVVESVPSVEIARLIDDECKKIGKVMPVLIEVNSGKEPQKSGVMPEDVEDVAKEINKLNNILLSGLMTMGPNLPDPEDLRPYFRLTFELFEKLGKLGIFKVENPILSMGMSSSYKVAIEEGANLVRIGTLVFGERKKKGA
- a CDS encoding molybdopterin-dependent oxidoreductase, translating into MRNKIVIVVFILASITSLAFIYSFSRSEKPQTLEAVEVSEYKGEKLTPLSETPALGIKGTQNINGKNYTLNVYGLVETPLTLKYEEVLSNYKHFEKVVKLNCVEGWSSKLLWEGVLIYDILKNANLKADANTVIFHCADGYTTSLPIDYIRDEKILLAYKVNGIILPKEYGFPFRVVAEAKYGYKWAKWVVGIEVTNDPNYKGYWESRGFSNEADIEHP
- a CDS encoding RtcB family protein, with translation MEFKKLSPYKFLVEKHGDMRVDALLISSDKLIEFVSKDKALEQLLWVATLPGIVKYSIGMPDIHQGYAFPIGGVGAFLYDGGVVSPGGVGFDINCGVRVIKTNLKYEDIKDSLEELGKTLFKTIPAGLGSTSEYTFSIDESKRAMKLGIEWAVEKGFAKKDDLENVEDYGRLEGDPDCVSKHAIERGREEFGTLGAGNHFLEVDRVIEIYDKELAKAWGLFEGQIVIWIHTGSRGLGHQIATDYLDLMRPKMDKFGFKLVDRDSVYFPIKEDLSQRYLLAMGAAANFAWVNRQVLTYLTRKAFSKVFGMDYERLGMEILYDVAHNIAKLEEYEVNGKVQTLLVHRKGATRSFPKGHPKLKGKFKETGQPVLLPGDMKRGSYILVGSEKSIKETFGSVAHGAGRLLSRHQAVKQITFEDVKGELEKESILLYATDKVVAREEAPEAYKNIDLVVEPIVGEGLANLVARSKPLIVVKG
- a CDS encoding DegV family protein, which codes for MIKIVTDSTAYPTEDEIKAMDLTIVPLYVTSNKGIYKERVDISDEEFYKRLREGEEFSRSQPSTNDFVEAYKPIIKRGDEIVSIHISSILSGTVNAANAAKEILQTDKITVIDSKSSSVDQLYKVMKAHELIQKGATREEIEDEIEKMHPRVHGFFLPMNIDLLIKGGRISHLQGKITTALRLYFLLYLNEGRIDLYKFGRTRNGSKEELIKIVKEISQKRGGLERIDTVYSANYEEGEEFRQRVEKEFGFPTKMYRIGPVLGTHLGLESVGIAFITKE